The Flavobacteriales bacterium genomic sequence TCTCTAACTGGATCTGTGTATAAATGCCGTCCAGTCCCAACATCTGGATCTTTTTTGCCCCCGATACCGCATCCGAGTAAACCACATCCACCGCGGCATTGGTCTCAAAGCTCTCGCTGAGGTTGCAGCAAGGGGCTTTCTGAAGTTCGGCGGATGTGATGTATTGCACACCCCGACTGTCAAGCGTGGATATGTCGGTGGTGTTGCGGCGTTCTATTTTCTCTACCACCTGTAGCATGGTGCTTTTGGTGAGGTAGATCTGTAAAGGTTCAGACGGCGCTTTGCTCAATGTGATGGTGTCGCTGCCGTACTGGATGTGACTGACTACCAGATGAGCTGGATATGCACTCGGCTGGGGAATGCTGAAATGACCGTCGGCGTCTGTGGCGGTTCCCGTTTGGGTACCTGCCCAGTAAACATTGGCAAAGAGAATGGCTGCGGGTTTTGAGCCCTCCTCGGATTTTTCCAACACCCGGCCTTCTATGGGTGTTTGGGCATGAACGACCGGGCCGATGAAAATCAACAGGGCCGGTAGCCACTTATATATATAGGTAAACATAACATGGTTGTTAATGATGAGACAAAAGGATCGTACTCAGCAACAACAATGTCAGATAAGGTAGGTTTGCAAGAGGGCCAGTTTGTGGCCAACTGTGCAGGGAGGCGGTGGTTTGGTGAAAGCGCCGAACCGGGAATGATCCGGGCAGGTGTGGTTGGCAAAGGGCAGCAGGGTGCCTGCATTTGCCAGGGAATGTGTAATGAAGGAAGGAAAGGAAATTTCAGTGTGGTCGTTCACCTGGAAAGATGCGGCGGCGACCTTGTTATATTGGAATGTATTCTTGCAGCAACCGGCCATGCCACAACAGGGTTCCTGCGGACCGGTGATCACAAGCGACCGGTTCACCGCCTTGCCGTGGCAGTAGTGCGTGCCGATGGTAACGCCCATGGTGGATGTCAGCACCATGAAGGCAAGCAGGATATGCAGGATACGGTTCAAGGTTTATTCGCTTGAGTTGCTGTTTTGTTTTGCCAGGAACTCTTTGTTGTAATCATCCCACGATTGCTTCATATAAGCATTGTCGTAGATCCAGTTCAGCATGGATTCCATGGTCTTCACATCTTTATAACCGGGTGCAATGGTGATCCGGTTGATCTTTTCATCGAAGAAGACGATGGAGGGGTAGGATGGGCGGCCGTTCAACGCGCTGAGTGCGAATTCGTGGATACCTCTGTTACCTACATCTGAAAGATATTTGAAGGTATGGTCATTGAACACCAGCGAGTCGCGTTGTTCGGCGTTAAACTTAACGGCATAATAATGCTTGTTCACATAATCAACGATACCCGGATCCTTGAATGTGGTGGCATCCATCCGCTTGCACCATCCGCACCAACTGGTATAGAAATCGATAAACATCTTTCTCTTTTCCTTCTTGTTCAGCTTCACGGCCTCTTCAAAAGAGATCCAGTGAATGCCCTCTTCCTGAATGGTTGTTTCGGATCTGTATCTGAATGCCATCAAGCCGATGACCATGCTGGTCAAAGCAATGATAGCGCTGTATTTCATTGTCTTCTGCATAACTTGGGTACGAAGTTTGCTT encodes the following:
- a CDS encoding thioredoxin family protein, giving the protein MQKTMKYSAIIALTSMVIGLMAFRYRSETTIQEEGIHWISFEEAVKLNKKEKRKMFIDFYTSWCGWCKRMDATTFKDPGIVDYVNKHYYAVKFNAEQRDSLVFNDHTFKYLSDVGNRGIHEFALSALNGRPSYPSIVFFDEKINRITIAPGYKDVKTMESMLNWIYDNAYMKQSWDDYNKEFLAKQNSNSSE